One Branchiostoma floridae strain S238N-H82 chromosome 15, Bfl_VNyyK, whole genome shotgun sequence DNA window includes the following coding sequences:
- the LOC118431742 gene encoding late histone H2A.2.2-like, protein MSGRGKGGKARSKAKSRSSRAGLQFPVGRVHRFLRKGNYSERVGAGAPVYLAAVLEYLTAEILELAGNAARDNKKTRIIPRHLQLAVRNDEELNKLMSGVTIAQGGVLPNIHAVLLPKKTGKAQ, encoded by the coding sequence ATGTCTGGACGTGGTAAAGGAGGCAAGGCACGCTCCAAGGCAAAGAGCCGTTCATCCCGAGCGGGTCTACAGTTCCCAGTTGGCCGCGTCCATCGCTTCTTGCGAAAGGGAAACTACTCCGAGCGCGTTGGTGCCGGCGCTCCGGTGTACCTGGCGGCCGTGCTGGAGTACCTGACCGCCGAGATCCTCGAGCTGGCTGGTAACGCTGCCCGCGACAACAAGaagaccaggatcatccccCGTCACCTTCAACTGGCCGTCCGCAACGACGAGGAGTTGAACAAGCTGATGTCCGGCGTCACTATTGCACAGGGCGGTGTTCTCCCCAACATCCACGCCGTGCTTCTACCCAAGAAGACCGGCAAGGCCCAGTAG
- the LOC118431746 gene encoding histone H2B-like, whose translation MPPSGKAVKKAGKARPAGDKKRGRRRKRRETFGVYIYKVLKQVHPDTGVSSKAMGIMNSFVNDIFERIAAESSRLANYNKRSTISSREIQTAVRLLLPGELAKHAVSEGTKAVTKYTSSK comes from the coding sequence atgcccCCAAGTGGTAAAGCCGTTAAGAAAGCTGGCAAGGCCAGGCCCGCCGGAGACAAGAAGCGCggaaggaggagaaagagaagggaaACCTTCGGCGTTTACATCTACAAGGTGTTGAAACAGGTGCACCCCGACACAGGCGTCTCCAGCAAGGCAATGGGCATCATGAATTCTTTCGTCAACGACATTTTTGAGCGCATCGCCGCCGAGTCGTCCCGTCTGGCTAACTACAACAAGCGCTCCACCATCAGTAGCCGCGAGATCCAGACAGCCGTGCGACTCCTGCTGCCGGGCGAGCTAGCCAAGCACGCCGTCAGCGAGGGCACTAAGGCCGTCACCAAGTACACAAGTTCCAAGTGA